The Leishmania donovani BPK282A1 complete genome, chromosome 23 genome contains a region encoding:
- a CDS encoding terbinafine resistance locus protein (yip1), translating into MLNEVHVNADPNTISTLDEPVLQTLLRDAKAIGRKLVVVVCPPLGADKELHDWDLWGPLFLCLILASILTINASDDQGAAVFSAVFIFVWLGGLVVTVNAKLLGSKIMFFQTYCAIGYCLAPICLGALLCCVLPWFLLNLLLCFIAWAWACWAALRFFRNTVSADREVLVVYPVGLFYIFFTWMVLVGI; encoded by the coding sequence ATGCTCAACGAGGTGCACGTGAACGCAGACCCGAACACCATCTCCACCTTGGATGAGCCGGTGCTtcagacgctgctgcgcgatgccAAGGCGATCGGCCGCAAGCTCGTTGTGGTTGTGTGCCCCCCTCTCGGAGCTGATAAGGAGCTTCACGATTGGGATCTCTGGGGGCCGCTGTTCCTGTGTCTCATTCTGGCCTCCATCCTCACCATCAACGCCAGCGATGACCagggcgccgccgtcttctctGCGGTCTTCATCTTTGTGTGGCTTGGCGGTCTTGTCGTCACCGTCAATGCCAAGCTCCTCGGCAGCAAGATCATGTTCTTTCAAACGTACTGCGCCATCGGCTACTGCTTGGCGCCCATCTGTCTCGGCGCTCTCTTGTGCTGCGTCCTTCCGTGGTTTTTATTGAACCTCTTGCTGTGCTTCATTGCGTGGGCATGGGCTTGTTGGGCAGCCCTGCGCTTTTTCCGAAACACAGTGAGCGCCGACCGTGAGGTGCTGGTTGTGTACCCCGTCGGGCTCTTCTACATCTTCTTCACCTGGATGGTTCTGGTTGGTATTTAG